One genomic window of Nicotiana sylvestris chromosome 10, ASM39365v2, whole genome shotgun sequence includes the following:
- the LOC104218272 gene encoding probable protein phosphatase 2C 3 isoform X2 gives MNLLYQFCSIQIFDGHNGTAAAVFSKDHLLNHVLSAIPHGLGRDEWLHALPRALVAGFVKTDKEFQRKGQTSGTTATFVIVDGWTVTVACVGDSRCILDTQGGAVSELTVDHRLEENAEERERVTASGGEVGRLSIFAGTEVGPLRCWPGGLCLSRSIGDMDVGEFIVPIPYVKQVKLSTAGGRLIIASDGIWDALSSDMAAKSCRGLPAELAARQVVKEALRTRGLKDDTTCIVVDIIPPDSTIRPATPPKKYNKLQSLFFRRKSQKSTAKLSKKLSAIGIVEELFEEGSAMLAERLGNEDSNGPSMSGFFICAVCQVDLAASEGISVHAGSIFSTSSKPWQGPFLCADCRDKKDAMEGKRPSGVKVA, from the exons ATGAATCTTTTGTATCAATTTTGCTCTATTCAG ATCTTTGATGGACATAATGGGACTGCAGCCGCAGTCTTCTCTAAGGATCATTTACTAAATCATGTTTTGAGTGCCATTCCTCATGGACTAGGGAGGGATGAGTGGCTACACGCTTTGCCTCGTGCACTAGTTGCAGGTTTTGTGAAAACTGATAAGGAGTTCCAGAGGAAAG GGCAAACATCTGGAACCACAGCTACATTTGTGATTGTAGATGGATGGACTGTGACAGTTGCGTGTGTTGGAGATTCGCGTTGCATTTTGGATACTCAGGGTGGTGCTGTTTCAGAATTAACTGTAGACCATAGGCTTGAAGAAAATGCGGAGGA AAGGGAGCGTGTCACAGCAAGTGGTGGTGAAGTAGGAAGACTTAGTATATTTGCTGGTACTGAG GTTGGTCCACTTCGTTGTTGGCCAGGAGGTTTATGTCTTTCAAGATCAATCGGAGATATGGATGTAGGGGAATTCATTGTTCCAATACCATATGTCAAACAAGTAAAA CTATCAACTGCAGGTGGAAGGCTAATCATTGCATCTGATGGAATTTGGGACGCCTTATCGTCAGACATGGCTGCAAAATCTTGTCGCGGCTTGCCTGCTGAGCTTGCTGCTAGGCAAGTTGTGAAG GAAGCTTTGAGGACGCGTGGGCTGAAGGATGACACGACGTGCATAGTAGTTGACATAATTCCTCCCGATAGCACTATACGGCCTGCAACTCCGCCCAAGAAATATAACAAACTCCAATCCCTTTTCTTCAGAAGAAAGTCACAGAAATCTACTGCTAAACTATCGAAAAAGCTGTCAGCTATAGGCATTGTAGAGGAATTGTTTGAAGAAGGCTCAGCAATGCTTGCTGAAAG ATTAGGGAATGAAGATTCAAATGGTCCATCAATGTCCGGTTTCTTCATCTGTGCTGTTTGCCAAGTTGATCTTGCTGCAAGCGAAGGCATATCAGTACATGCAGGTTCAATTTTCTCGACGAGCTCAAAGCCTTGGCAAGGTCCGTTCCTATGTGCTGACTGTCGTGATAAGAAGGACGCCATGGAAGGAAAACGACCAAGTGGAGTCAAAGTCGCTTAA
- the LOC104218272 gene encoding probable protein phosphatase 2C 15 isoform X1 — translation MGSREERHRLNHDLVPLAALISRELRNEKMEKPTVRYGCAAQSKKGEDYFLMKTDCQRVQGNPSSSFSVFAIFDGHNGTAAAVFSKDHLLNHVLSAIPHGLGRDEWLHALPRALVAGFVKTDKEFQRKGQTSGTTATFVIVDGWTVTVACVGDSRCILDTQGGAVSELTVDHRLEENAEERERVTASGGEVGRLSIFAGTEVGPLRCWPGGLCLSRSIGDMDVGEFIVPIPYVKQVKLSTAGGRLIIASDGIWDALSSDMAAKSCRGLPAELAARQVVKEALRTRGLKDDTTCIVVDIIPPDSTIRPATPPKKYNKLQSLFFRRKSQKSTAKLSKKLSAIGIVEELFEEGSAMLAERLGNEDSNGPSMSGFFICAVCQVDLAASEGISVHAGSIFSTSSKPWQGPFLCADCRDKKDAMEGKRPSGVKVA, via the exons ATGGGGTCAAGAGAAGAGAGGCATAGGTTAAATCATGATCTTGTGCCATTAGCAGCACTGATTAGCAGAGAACTGAGGAATGAAAAAATGGAGAAGCCAACTGTTAGATATGGATGTGCAGCTCAGTCCAAGAAAGGTGAGGATTATTTTCTGATGAAAACAGATTGCCAGAGAGTTCAAGGCAATCCTTCTTCCTCCTTCTCCGTGTTTGCG ATCTTTGATGGACATAATGGGACTGCAGCCGCAGTCTTCTCTAAGGATCATTTACTAAATCATGTTTTGAGTGCCATTCCTCATGGACTAGGGAGGGATGAGTGGCTACACGCTTTGCCTCGTGCACTAGTTGCAGGTTTTGTGAAAACTGATAAGGAGTTCCAGAGGAAAG GGCAAACATCTGGAACCACAGCTACATTTGTGATTGTAGATGGATGGACTGTGACAGTTGCGTGTGTTGGAGATTCGCGTTGCATTTTGGATACTCAGGGTGGTGCTGTTTCAGAATTAACTGTAGACCATAGGCTTGAAGAAAATGCGGAGGA AAGGGAGCGTGTCACAGCAAGTGGTGGTGAAGTAGGAAGACTTAGTATATTTGCTGGTACTGAG GTTGGTCCACTTCGTTGTTGGCCAGGAGGTTTATGTCTTTCAAGATCAATCGGAGATATGGATGTAGGGGAATTCATTGTTCCAATACCATATGTCAAACAAGTAAAA CTATCAACTGCAGGTGGAAGGCTAATCATTGCATCTGATGGAATTTGGGACGCCTTATCGTCAGACATGGCTGCAAAATCTTGTCGCGGCTTGCCTGCTGAGCTTGCTGCTAGGCAAGTTGTGAAG GAAGCTTTGAGGACGCGTGGGCTGAAGGATGACACGACGTGCATAGTAGTTGACATAATTCCTCCCGATAGCACTATACGGCCTGCAACTCCGCCCAAGAAATATAACAAACTCCAATCCCTTTTCTTCAGAAGAAAGTCACAGAAATCTACTGCTAAACTATCGAAAAAGCTGTCAGCTATAGGCATTGTAGAGGAATTGTTTGAAGAAGGCTCAGCAATGCTTGCTGAAAG ATTAGGGAATGAAGATTCAAATGGTCCATCAATGTCCGGTTTCTTCATCTGTGCTGTTTGCCAAGTTGATCTTGCTGCAAGCGAAGGCATATCAGTACATGCAGGTTCAATTTTCTCGACGAGCTCAAAGCCTTGGCAAGGTCCGTTCCTATGTGCTGACTGTCGTGATAAGAAGGACGCCATGGAAGGAAAACGACCAAGTGGAGTCAAAGTCGCTTAA
- the LOC104218276 gene encoding rust resistance kinase Lr10-like isoform X1 translates to MTFTSFVSFILICYLVQTKSRSDSSCPKSFSCGNLTELSFPFTLSTQSDCGFLSISGCDAKPFPRIQLLPGGDWYYALGKPYNYTVWLRDTKFEATLRQHECQVFDENFSLTNSPYISFNILNLHNFFKCNKSSNNTLNVTLKRKDHFTGYELYDGCDAFSIYYKLHGDDDDDDRDISAGNLTAACSLVRLPIVSVSNNGNVFTMLSPEFQVEWKLSDECYGCHYSGGQCQTDITNKFLCHTGRHLHFQDVSNKTAAGTSKRGHLRTPWFIVATGTFFSCIGLLVLLFYFREKILWYKYLRFWDSNAEDHRNIEAFLMNYGSYAPKRYSYSEVKRITSYFKNKLGQGGCGNVYKGRLHNGKHVAVKLANRKGTSGEEFINEVASISKTSHVNIVSLVGFCFEGRRRALIYDFMPNGSLEKFIYEERSNRVRQLSWPILYKIARGIARGLEYLHRGCTTRILHFDIKPHNILLDDDFCPKISDFGLAKLCMKKESVVSMLGARGTIGYIAPEIVCRNLGGVSHKSDVYSYGMMVLEMVGGRKNVDVEVDRTSEIYFPHWLYRRIELDEELQLIGIMNDSEKECARKMVLVSLWCIQTDPSNRPSMSKVVEMLEGNQDYSLQIPPKPYLYPASRSEVKSSVVVEPAQSLFVDMSANILYEI, encoded by the exons ATGACTTTCACTTCTTTTGTAAGCTTTATTCTGATCTGTTACTTAGTTCAGACAAAAAGTAGAAGTGATTCATCTTGTCCAAAGTCATTTTCATGTGGAAATCTTACTGAACTGAGCTTTCCATTCACTCTTTCCACACAATCTGACTGTGGATTTCTGTCCATATCTGGTTGTGATGCTAAACCATTTCCAAGAATCCAACTGCTTCCTGGAGGAGATTGGTATTATGCTTTAGGAAAGCCGTATAATTATACAGTTTGGCTTCGGGACACCAAATTTGAAGCAACATTGAGGCAACACGAATGCCAGGTTTTCGACGAAAATTTCTCCCTTACAAACTCTCCTTATATTTCTTTCAATATACTTAACCTTCACAACTTCTTCAAATGCAACAAGAGTAGTAATAATACCTTAAACGTTACGCTGAAGAGGAAAGATCATTTTACTGGTTATGAATTGTACGACGGATGTGATGCCTTCAGCATATATTACAAGCTTCATggagatgatgatgatgatgatcgcGACATTTCAGCAGGCAATCTTACTGCTGCTTGTTCACTTGTCAGATTGCCAATTGTATCAGTATCAAATAATGGTAATGTTTTCACAATGTTAAGTCCTGAATTTCAAGTAGAATGGAAACTGTCTGATGAGTGTTATGGCTGTCACTATAGTGGAGGTCAATGCCAGACTGATATTACCAACAAATTTCTTTGTCACACAGGTAGACATCTCCATTTTCAAG ATGTTAGCAACAAAACAGCAGCAGGTACATCAAAAAGGGGTCATCTCCGGACACCCTGGTTCATTGTAGCCACAG GTACATTCTTCTCTTGTATTGGACTGTTGGTTTTACTCTTCTACTTCAGGGAAAAGATTTTGTGGTACAAATACCTAAGATTTTGGGATTCTAATGCTGAGGATCACCGAAATATTGAAGCATTTCTAATGAATTATGGGTCATATGCTCCAAAAAGATACAGCTATTCAGAAGTCAAAAGAATCACCAGTTACTTCAAAAACAAATTAGGCCAAGGAGGATGTGGTAATGTATACAAAGGAAGATTGCATAATGGGAAGCATGTGGCAGTGAAGCTTGCAAATCGAAAAGGCACTAGTGGTGAAGAATTCATTAACGAGGTTGCAAGTATTAGCAAGACATCACATGTTAACATCGTGAGCCTTGTGGGATTTTGTTTTGAGGGTCGCAGAAGAGCTCTCATTTATGACTTCATGCCAAATGGATCTCTTGAAAAGTTTATCTATGAGGAAAGATCCAACAGAGTTCGCCAATTGAGTTGGCCAATATTATACAAAATTGCACGAGGCATTGCTCGTGGATTGGAGTACTTGCATCGTGGTTGTACCACTCGGATTTTGCATTTTGATATAAAGCCTCACAACATCCTACTTGATGACGATTTTTGTCCTAAGATTTCTGACTTTGGTCTAGCCAAACTTTGCATGAAAAAGGAGAGTGTCGTGTCAATGTTAGGTGCACGAGGGACTATTGGTTATATAGCTCCAGAAATTGTTTGCAGAAACTTGGGAGGTGTCTCTCATAAGTCTGATGTCTATAGCTACGGAATGATGGTCCTAGAGATGGTTGGAGGAAGAAAAAATGTTGATGTTGAAGTTGACCGTACAAGTGAAATCTACTTCCCACATTGGCTCTATCGGCGAATTGAACTAGACGAAGAGCTCCAACTAATCGGGATAATGAATGATTCGGAGAAAGAATGTGCAAGAAAGATGGTGTTAGTGAGTTTATGGTGCATACAGACTGATCCCTCGAATCGACCATCGATGAGCAAAGTTGTGGAAATGTTAGAAGGAAACCAAGACTACTCTTTGCAAATACCTCCCAAGCCTTACCTATATCCTGCCTCAAGATCAGAGGTAAAGTCATCAGTAGTAGTAGAACCGGCCCAATCTTTATTTGTTGATATGTCAGCTAATATTTTGTATGAAATTTAA
- the LOC104218276 gene encoding rust resistance kinase Lr10-like isoform X3 codes for MTFTSFVSFILICYLVQTKSRSDSSCPKSFSCGNLTELSFPFTLSTQSDCGFLSISGCDAKPFPRIQLLPGGDWYYALGKPYNYTVWLRDTKFEATLRQHECQVFDENFSLTNSPYISFNILNLHNFFKCNKSSNNTLNVTLKRKDHFTGYELYDGCDAFSIYYKLHGDDDDDDRDISAGNLTAACSLVRLPIVSVSNNDVSNKTAAGTSKRGHLRTPWFIVATGTFFSCIGLLVLLFYFREKILWYKYLRFWDSNAEDHRNIEAFLMNYGSYAPKRYSYSEVKRITSYFKNKLGQGGCGNVYKGRLHNGKHVAVKLANRKGTSGEEFINEVASISKTSHVNIVSLVGFCFEGRRRALIYDFMPNGSLEKFIYEERSNRVRQLSWPILYKIARGIARGLEYLHRGCTTRILHFDIKPHNILLDDDFCPKISDFGLAKLCMKKESVVSMLGARGTIGYIAPEIVCRNLGGVSHKSDVYSYGMMVLEMVGGRKNVDVEVDRTSEIYFPHWLYRRIELDEELQLIGIMNDSEKECARKMVLVSLWCIQTDPSNRPSMSKVVEMLEGNQDYSLQIPPKPYLYPASRSEVKSSVVVEPAQSLFVDMSANILYEI; via the exons ATGACTTTCACTTCTTTTGTAAGCTTTATTCTGATCTGTTACTTAGTTCAGACAAAAAGTAGAAGTGATTCATCTTGTCCAAAGTCATTTTCATGTGGAAATCTTACTGAACTGAGCTTTCCATTCACTCTTTCCACACAATCTGACTGTGGATTTCTGTCCATATCTGGTTGTGATGCTAAACCATTTCCAAGAATCCAACTGCTTCCTGGAGGAGATTGGTATTATGCTTTAGGAAAGCCGTATAATTATACAGTTTGGCTTCGGGACACCAAATTTGAAGCAACATTGAGGCAACACGAATGCCAGGTTTTCGACGAAAATTTCTCCCTTACAAACTCTCCTTATATTTCTTTCAATATACTTAACCTTCACAACTTCTTCAAATGCAACAAGAGTAGTAATAATACCTTAAACGTTACGCTGAAGAGGAAAGATCATTTTACTGGTTATGAATTGTACGACGGATGTGATGCCTTCAGCATATATTACAAGCTTCATggagatgatgatgatgatgatcgcGACATTTCAGCAGGCAATCTTACTGCTGCTTGTTCACTTGTCAGATTGCCAATTGTATCAGTATCAAATAATG ATGTTAGCAACAAAACAGCAGCAGGTACATCAAAAAGGGGTCATCTCCGGACACCCTGGTTCATTGTAGCCACAG GTACATTCTTCTCTTGTATTGGACTGTTGGTTTTACTCTTCTACTTCAGGGAAAAGATTTTGTGGTACAAATACCTAAGATTTTGGGATTCTAATGCTGAGGATCACCGAAATATTGAAGCATTTCTAATGAATTATGGGTCATATGCTCCAAAAAGATACAGCTATTCAGAAGTCAAAAGAATCACCAGTTACTTCAAAAACAAATTAGGCCAAGGAGGATGTGGTAATGTATACAAAGGAAGATTGCATAATGGGAAGCATGTGGCAGTGAAGCTTGCAAATCGAAAAGGCACTAGTGGTGAAGAATTCATTAACGAGGTTGCAAGTATTAGCAAGACATCACATGTTAACATCGTGAGCCTTGTGGGATTTTGTTTTGAGGGTCGCAGAAGAGCTCTCATTTATGACTTCATGCCAAATGGATCTCTTGAAAAGTTTATCTATGAGGAAAGATCCAACAGAGTTCGCCAATTGAGTTGGCCAATATTATACAAAATTGCACGAGGCATTGCTCGTGGATTGGAGTACTTGCATCGTGGTTGTACCACTCGGATTTTGCATTTTGATATAAAGCCTCACAACATCCTACTTGATGACGATTTTTGTCCTAAGATTTCTGACTTTGGTCTAGCCAAACTTTGCATGAAAAAGGAGAGTGTCGTGTCAATGTTAGGTGCACGAGGGACTATTGGTTATATAGCTCCAGAAATTGTTTGCAGAAACTTGGGAGGTGTCTCTCATAAGTCTGATGTCTATAGCTACGGAATGATGGTCCTAGAGATGGTTGGAGGAAGAAAAAATGTTGATGTTGAAGTTGACCGTACAAGTGAAATCTACTTCCCACATTGGCTCTATCGGCGAATTGAACTAGACGAAGAGCTCCAACTAATCGGGATAATGAATGATTCGGAGAAAGAATGTGCAAGAAAGATGGTGTTAGTGAGTTTATGGTGCATACAGACTGATCCCTCGAATCGACCATCGATGAGCAAAGTTGTGGAAATGTTAGAAGGAAACCAAGACTACTCTTTGCAAATACCTCCCAAGCCTTACCTATATCCTGCCTCAAGATCAGAGGTAAAGTCATCAGTAGTAGTAGAACCGGCCCAATCTTTATTTGTTGATATGTCAGCTAATATTTTGTATGAAATTTAA
- the LOC104218276 gene encoding rust resistance kinase Lr10-like isoform X2 has protein sequence MTFTSFVSFILICYLVQTKSRSDSSCPKSFSCGNLTELSFPFTLSTQSDCGFLSISGCDAKPFPRIQLLPGGDWYYALGKPYNYTVWLRDTKFEATLRQHECQVFDENFSLTNSPYISFNILNLHNFFKCNKSSNNTLNVTLKRKDHFTGYELYDGCDAFSIYYKLHGDDDDDDRDISAGNLTAACSLVRLPIVSVSNNGNVFTMLSPEFQVEWKLSDECYGCHYSGGQCQTDITNKFLCHTDVSNKTAAGTSKRGHLRTPWFIVATGTFFSCIGLLVLLFYFREKILWYKYLRFWDSNAEDHRNIEAFLMNYGSYAPKRYSYSEVKRITSYFKNKLGQGGCGNVYKGRLHNGKHVAVKLANRKGTSGEEFINEVASISKTSHVNIVSLVGFCFEGRRRALIYDFMPNGSLEKFIYEERSNRVRQLSWPILYKIARGIARGLEYLHRGCTTRILHFDIKPHNILLDDDFCPKISDFGLAKLCMKKESVVSMLGARGTIGYIAPEIVCRNLGGVSHKSDVYSYGMMVLEMVGGRKNVDVEVDRTSEIYFPHWLYRRIELDEELQLIGIMNDSEKECARKMVLVSLWCIQTDPSNRPSMSKVVEMLEGNQDYSLQIPPKPYLYPASRSEVKSSVVVEPAQSLFVDMSANILYEI, from the exons ATGACTTTCACTTCTTTTGTAAGCTTTATTCTGATCTGTTACTTAGTTCAGACAAAAAGTAGAAGTGATTCATCTTGTCCAAAGTCATTTTCATGTGGAAATCTTACTGAACTGAGCTTTCCATTCACTCTTTCCACACAATCTGACTGTGGATTTCTGTCCATATCTGGTTGTGATGCTAAACCATTTCCAAGAATCCAACTGCTTCCTGGAGGAGATTGGTATTATGCTTTAGGAAAGCCGTATAATTATACAGTTTGGCTTCGGGACACCAAATTTGAAGCAACATTGAGGCAACACGAATGCCAGGTTTTCGACGAAAATTTCTCCCTTACAAACTCTCCTTATATTTCTTTCAATATACTTAACCTTCACAACTTCTTCAAATGCAACAAGAGTAGTAATAATACCTTAAACGTTACGCTGAAGAGGAAAGATCATTTTACTGGTTATGAATTGTACGACGGATGTGATGCCTTCAGCATATATTACAAGCTTCATggagatgatgatgatgatgatcgcGACATTTCAGCAGGCAATCTTACTGCTGCTTGTTCACTTGTCAGATTGCCAATTGTATCAGTATCAAATAATGGTAATGTTTTCACAATGTTAAGTCCTGAATTTCAAGTAGAATGGAAACTGTCTGATGAGTGTTATGGCTGTCACTATAGTGGAGGTCAATGCCAGACTGATATTACCAACAAATTTCTTTGTCACACAG ATGTTAGCAACAAAACAGCAGCAGGTACATCAAAAAGGGGTCATCTCCGGACACCCTGGTTCATTGTAGCCACAG GTACATTCTTCTCTTGTATTGGACTGTTGGTTTTACTCTTCTACTTCAGGGAAAAGATTTTGTGGTACAAATACCTAAGATTTTGGGATTCTAATGCTGAGGATCACCGAAATATTGAAGCATTTCTAATGAATTATGGGTCATATGCTCCAAAAAGATACAGCTATTCAGAAGTCAAAAGAATCACCAGTTACTTCAAAAACAAATTAGGCCAAGGAGGATGTGGTAATGTATACAAAGGAAGATTGCATAATGGGAAGCATGTGGCAGTGAAGCTTGCAAATCGAAAAGGCACTAGTGGTGAAGAATTCATTAACGAGGTTGCAAGTATTAGCAAGACATCACATGTTAACATCGTGAGCCTTGTGGGATTTTGTTTTGAGGGTCGCAGAAGAGCTCTCATTTATGACTTCATGCCAAATGGATCTCTTGAAAAGTTTATCTATGAGGAAAGATCCAACAGAGTTCGCCAATTGAGTTGGCCAATATTATACAAAATTGCACGAGGCATTGCTCGTGGATTGGAGTACTTGCATCGTGGTTGTACCACTCGGATTTTGCATTTTGATATAAAGCCTCACAACATCCTACTTGATGACGATTTTTGTCCTAAGATTTCTGACTTTGGTCTAGCCAAACTTTGCATGAAAAAGGAGAGTGTCGTGTCAATGTTAGGTGCACGAGGGACTATTGGTTATATAGCTCCAGAAATTGTTTGCAGAAACTTGGGAGGTGTCTCTCATAAGTCTGATGTCTATAGCTACGGAATGATGGTCCTAGAGATGGTTGGAGGAAGAAAAAATGTTGATGTTGAAGTTGACCGTACAAGTGAAATCTACTTCCCACATTGGCTCTATCGGCGAATTGAACTAGACGAAGAGCTCCAACTAATCGGGATAATGAATGATTCGGAGAAAGAATGTGCAAGAAAGATGGTGTTAGTGAGTTTATGGTGCATACAGACTGATCCCTCGAATCGACCATCGATGAGCAAAGTTGTGGAAATGTTAGAAGGAAACCAAGACTACTCTTTGCAAATACCTCCCAAGCCTTACCTATATCCTGCCTCAAGATCAGAGGTAAAGTCATCAGTAGTAGTAGAACCGGCCCAATCTTTATTTGTTGATATGTCAGCTAATATTTTGTATGAAATTTAA
- the LOC104218274 gene encoding rust resistance kinase Lr10-like: protein MDITSFVSFLLSLLLILVQANGRNDSSCPKSFSCGNLTDLSFPFSLSTQPDCGIIPLSGCDAKPHPRIQLFPGGDWYYALEKQYSSIWLGDAKFQTTLNQHKCQAFNKDFFLPISPSVSFPILNTYNFFKCNNSNNNTPNITQKKNNHFAGYKMYNGCKGFSIYYKLPGDDNVKDIPADNLPTNCSLIRLPFRSVSGDGDLFDLLGPEIQVEWKLSEDCNRCHYGGGQCQTDTTNKFYCQDDLSILTTTGTSKTGHRRRIWLILITGAVLLTVALLVLLFCFREKIVWYKYIRFWESNAEDHKNIEAFLKNYGSYTPKRYSYSEVKRITSGFKNKLGQGGCGSVYKGSLHNGSHVAVKVLNRLKDSGEEFINEVAIISRTSHVNIVNLVGFCFEGRKRALIYEFMSNGSLEKFIYEERSDGVRQLGWPILYKIALGIARGLEYLHRGCNTRILHFDIKPHNILLDDDFCPKISDFGLAKLCMKKESIVSMLGARGTMGYIAPEIVCRNLGGVSHKSDVYSYGMMVLEMVGGRKNIDAEVDRTSEIYFPHWLYRRIELDEELQLIGIMNEEEKECARKMVMVSLWCIQTDPSNRPSMTKAVEMLEGNLELLQIPPKPYSYSPSRSEEFKNCRIEDQSVHSPYMNLRRM, encoded by the exons ATGGATATCACTTCATTTGTAAGCTTCCTTCTATCTCTTCTTCTGATCTTAGTTCAGGCAAATGGCAGAAACGATTCTAGTTGTCCAAAGTCCTTTTCTTGTGGGAATCTTACTGACCTGAGCTTTCCTTTCTCTCTTTCCACACAACCTGATTGTGGAATAATCCCTCTATCTGGTTGTGATGCTAAACCTCATCCCAGAATCCAACTGTTTCCTGGAGGAGATTGGTACTATGCTTTAGAGAAGCAATATTCATCAATTTGGCTTGGGGACGCGAAGTTTCAAACGACATTGAATCAACACAAGTGCCAGGCTTTTAACAAAGATTTCTTCCTTCCAATCTCTCCTTCTGTTTCTTTCCCAATACTTAATACTTACAACTTCTTCAAATGCAACAATTCCAATAATAATACCCCGAACATTACCCAGAAGAAGAACAATCATTTTGCTGGTTATAAAATGTACAATGGCTGTAAAGGCTTCAGCATATACTACAAGCTTCCCGGAGATGATAATGTTAAAGACATTCCAGCAGACAATCTTCCTACCAACTGTTCACTTATCAGATTGCCATTTCGCTCTGTATCGGGAGATGGTGATTTGTTTGACTTGTTAGGTCCCGAAATTCAAGTAGAATGGAAACTCTCTGAGGACTGTAACCGATGCCACTATGGTGGAGGTCAATGCCAGACTGATACAACCAACAAATTTTATTGTCAGGATG ATCTCAGCATTCTGACAACAACAGGAACATCAAAAACAGGCCACCGTCGGAGAATCTGGCTCATACTAATCACAG GTGCAGTTTTGTTGACTGTTGCACTGTTGGTTTTACTCTTCTGCTTCAGAGAAAAGATTGTATGGTACAAGTACATCAGGTTTTGGGAATCTAATGCTGAGGATCACAAAAATATTGAAGCGTTTTTAAAGAACTATGGGTCATATACTCCAAAGAGATACAGCTATTCAGAGGTCAAAAGAATCACCAGTGGCTTCAAAAACAAACTAGGTCAAGGAGGATGTGGTTCTGTATACAAAGGGAGTCTGCATAATGGAAGTCACGTAGCTGTGAAGGTCCTGAATAGGCTAAAAGACAGTGGTGAAGAATTCATTAACGAGGTGGCAATTATTAGCAGGACATCACATGTTAACATCGTGAACCTTGTGGGATTTTGTTTCGAGGGTCGCAAGAGAGCACTCATTTATGAATTCATGTCAAATGGATCTCTTGAAAAGTTTATCTATGAGGAAAGATCCGACGGGGTTCGCCAATTGGGCTGGCCAATATTGTATAAAATTGCACTAGGCATTGCTCGAGGATTGGAGTACTTGCATCGTGGTTGTAATACTCGGATTTTGCATTTTGATATAAAGCCTCACAACATCCTGCTTGATGACGATTTTTGTCCTAAGATTTCTGACTTTGGTCTTGCCAAACTTTGTATGAAAAAGGAGAGCATTGTGTCAATGTTAGGTGCACGAGGGACTATGGGTTATATCGCTCCAGAAATTGTTTGCAGAAACTTGGGAGGTGTCTCTCACAAATCTGACGTCTATAGCTACGGAATGATGGTCCTAGAGATGGTTGGAGGAAGAAAAAATATTGATGCTGAAGTTGACCGTACAAGTGAAATCTACTTTCCACACTGGCTCTATCGACGAATTGAACTAGACGAAGAGCTTCAGTTAATTGGAATAATGAATGAAGAGGAGAAAGAATGTGCAAGAAAGATGGTGATGGTGAGTTTATGGTGCATACAAACTGATCCCTCGAATCGACCATCTATGACTAAGGCTGTAGAAATGTTAGAAGGGAACCTAGAGCTTTTGCAGATTCCTCCCAAGCCTTACTCATATTCTCCCTCAAGATCAGAG GAATTCAAGAACTGTCGCATAGAAGATCAGAGTGTACATTCTCCTTATATGAATTTAAGGAGAATGTAA